A part of Pseudoalteromonas arctica A 37-1-2 genomic DNA contains:
- a CDS encoding PilZ domain-containing protein yields MADDIMLKHEDLVNELKTYLGNAKFDLIFKSKTAGLTKPEQFLMKMEMSRLSQPVARFVDLRGLVTGQVKPYEHNGKQHFMDDTAIEVFEKALKQHGEYTLAVYEAVMNTENNHRVLQKQAAEKSELQESESNLSTEVIKFASYESRREERMNYSIKVTIDYKDKKNIAASTSDISLSGCKVKLATRYSIKKGELIAMRLVGLEQDFELGLKNGIQYEVVAVENISREYNHIRLKRTYIENNDAFNDFLESFIHGNKRRYKVNLDNTLDAVVSKGYEQYYIPRVTSLYVFLSKKDEQYYPSLSLTTENNIFIQRYFTDERKTPCLYNILNHQRITQLLTQITAVKEDYLYTFTHISSGKIYYYSATRTELNNNPKLRDLFLGFGSQKESWQCFKIQIMPSHPDDSFIPLSLPNSAGANIEKLNKPPSPRVKGLIKDVKYIVVLTSIGNKTEQADYKQLTFDKALVNQLKHFGHAKHKTPPYLDIVPLEYVNLRSHKRYLYKTPVSVTINDEVFNGYTRDFSVMGLQLECEQPVTFKKGDIVLLTFPELQKITKKHKLSELKYEIMAISKSFTTINLKANRVADLPHAGVTFFTQLIEGNKDKLKVSEEAPKVEGLSTALRNMVTKSVCQFPLYLHKEAAHFKTGAIGYGLYASPMHVILQNFGLLGNKTDFSSILTEEQIINVITPNIKDRSRQDAPLAFTLAINFDPRKGKIEEAIVSQCALGEDYSSFYKQISKGITSQLIFVMRLYISRTGRPDTDYLSNELKYVSQYAMHKAKDLEEALWAVAGVGDVVDITEEALSHLELKKEQVEQMGRRKLIWLNRLR; encoded by the coding sequence ATGGCTGATGACATAATGCTCAAACACGAAGACCTCGTGAATGAGTTAAAAACATATTTAGGCAATGCTAAATTTGACCTAATTTTCAAATCAAAAACCGCTGGGTTAACCAAACCTGAGCAATTTTTGATGAAAATGGAAATGTCACGCTTATCTCAGCCAGTGGCACGCTTTGTTGATCTTCGTGGATTAGTGACGGGCCAAGTAAAACCGTATGAGCATAACGGCAAACAGCACTTTATGGATGACACAGCCATTGAAGTGTTTGAAAAAGCACTTAAACAGCATGGTGAATATACCCTAGCCGTTTACGAAGCCGTAATGAATACAGAAAATAACCACCGCGTATTACAAAAACAAGCCGCCGAAAAATCAGAACTACAAGAATCAGAAAGTAACTTAAGCACTGAAGTAATTAAGTTTGCCTCTTACGAGAGCCGCCGTGAAGAACGGATGAATTACTCAATAAAAGTAACTATTGATTACAAAGATAAAAAGAACATTGCTGCTAGCACCTCAGATATATCTTTAAGCGGTTGTAAAGTTAAGCTTGCAACGCGCTACTCTATAAAAAAAGGTGAACTAATAGCAATGCGCTTGGTAGGCCTTGAACAAGACTTTGAACTTGGCCTAAAAAACGGTATTCAATACGAAGTTGTTGCCGTTGAAAATATCTCTCGTGAATACAACCACATTCGCTTAAAACGCACTTATATCGAAAATAACGATGCCTTTAATGACTTTTTAGAAAGCTTTATTCACGGTAATAAACGTCGTTATAAAGTAAATTTAGATAACACGCTCGATGCTGTAGTATCAAAGGGATATGAGCAATACTACATCCCTCGTGTAACGTCTTTATATGTATTTTTAAGCAAAAAAGATGAACAGTATTACCCAAGCCTTAGCCTTACTACTGAAAATAATATTTTTATCCAGCGCTATTTTACCGATGAAAGAAAAACACCGTGTTTGTACAATATACTCAATCATCAGCGCATTACACAATTACTAACCCAAATTACCGCGGTCAAAGAAGATTACCTCTATACATTTACACATATATCATCGGGTAAAATTTACTATTACTCTGCGACACGAACTGAGCTAAATAATAACCCTAAATTACGTGATCTATTTTTAGGTTTTGGTAGCCAAAAAGAAAGTTGGCAGTGCTTTAAAATACAAATAATGCCAAGTCATCCAGATGATTCTTTTATACCGCTTTCATTACCTAATAGTGCTGGCGCTAATATTGAAAAACTCAACAAGCCGCCTTCCCCTCGAGTTAAAGGCCTTATAAAAGACGTTAAATATATTGTTGTACTTACAAGTATTGGCAATAAAACAGAGCAAGCAGATTATAAACAACTTACTTTTGATAAAGCGTTAGTAAATCAGCTTAAACATTTTGGCCACGCAAAACATAAAACGCCACCTTATTTAGATATTGTGCCACTTGAATACGTAAATTTACGCTCGCATAAGCGCTACCTTTATAAAACACCGGTTAGCGTCACTATTAATGATGAAGTATTTAACGGTTATACACGTGACTTTTCTGTAATGGGTTTGCAATTAGAGTGCGAGCAACCAGTCACATTTAAAAAAGGTGATATAGTACTTTTAACATTTCCTGAGCTTCAAAAAATAACTAAAAAGCATAAACTTAGCGAACTAAAGTACGAAATAATGGCCATTAGTAAGTCATTCACTACTATTAACCTAAAAGCGAATCGTGTTGCTGATTTACCCCATGCTGGCGTGACTTTTTTCACTCAGTTAATAGAAGGGAATAAAGACAAACTTAAAGTATCTGAAGAAGCGCCAAAAGTAGAAGGCTTATCTACCGCACTTAGAAATATGGTTACAAAAAGTGTATGCCAATTTCCGCTGTATTTACACAAAGAAGCTGCACACTTTAAAACAGGTGCAATTGGTTATGGCTTATACGCCAGTCCTATGCATGTTATTTTGCAAAACTTTGGCTTATTAGGTAACAAAACTGACTTTTCGAGTATTCTTACCGAAGAGCAAATTATTAATGTAATAACGCCTAATATTAAAGATCGCAGTCGCCAAGATGCACCGCTTGCTTTTACACTCGCTATTAATTTCGACCCTCGTAAGGGCAAAATTGAAGAGGCTATTGTTAGCCAATGCGCTTTAGGTGAAGACTACTCAAGCTTTTATAAACAAATTAGTAAAGGCATTACATCACAACTTATATTTGTGATGCGTTTGTATATTTCGCGCACAGGTCGCCCCGATACTGACTACCTATCTAATGAGCTTAAATACGTAAGCCAATATGCAATGCATAAAGCAAAAGATTTAGAAGAAGCATTATGGGCTGTTGCAGGCGTGGGGGACGTAGTAGATATAACTGAAGAAGCTCTAAGCCATTTAGAGCTTAAAAAAGAGCAAGTTGAACAAATGGGCCGCCGTAAACTAATTTGGTTAAACCGCTTACGCTAA
- the radA gene encoding DNA repair protein RadA gives MTKAAKIEFVCTECGMNYPRWQGQCRCGAWNTLAEFKPSAGQSKKASVRASVGGYAGGAGGGSKKINDIATSEAEKQLTEIGELDRVLSGGVTTGSVNIISGDPGAGKTTLLSDLVARMSQRMPSLYCTAEESLSQFKNRVNRLKLNYNPDELYLLSETSVETIIEELEKNKIKFAVIDSIQAVVTETANGSPGSPSQVKSAAQALTQYCKQNDVTMFIIAHVNKNNEIAGPQTLVHIVDALLHIDTNDGQIRTLRANKNRFGDIDTVGIFKMCERGMLSVDNPSEIFLSGSTTDSPGSTITCIRKGNRNLLLEIQCLTTETEAEFPQRVCVGLNMNRIKMLTGILRKHTKTKIFHDTFFNIVGGLRIDETETCIDLALVTALLSSLNEFVVPRTTCIMGELSLNGDVRPIDSGVPRVKEAAQHGFTEIYIPFRNYHKSMEGLGAKITPVKTVHELLSLIN, from the coding sequence ATGACTAAAGCGGCAAAAATAGAGTTTGTGTGTACAGAATGTGGCATGAACTACCCACGTTGGCAGGGTCAATGCCGCTGCGGTGCGTGGAACACATTAGCAGAATTTAAACCTTCAGCAGGGCAGAGTAAAAAAGCGTCAGTTCGAGCAAGTGTAGGTGGTTATGCTGGCGGTGCTGGTGGCGGCTCTAAAAAAATTAATGATATTGCTACGTCAGAGGCAGAAAAACAGCTGACAGAAATTGGCGAGCTCGATCGTGTGCTAAGCGGTGGTGTAACTACCGGCTCTGTTAATATAATTTCGGGTGATCCAGGTGCTGGTAAAACAACATTGCTATCTGACTTAGTGGCGAGAATGTCACAACGTATGCCATCACTTTACTGTACGGCCGAGGAGTCATTATCGCAGTTTAAAAACAGGGTAAATCGTTTAAAGTTAAACTATAACCCTGACGAGCTTTATTTACTTTCAGAAACCAGTGTTGAAACCATCATTGAAGAGCTCGAGAAAAATAAAATTAAGTTTGCTGTTATTGACTCTATTCAAGCGGTTGTAACCGAAACTGCAAATGGTAGCCCAGGTTCCCCTTCGCAAGTAAAAAGCGCCGCCCAAGCATTGACTCAATACTGTAAGCAAAATGATGTAACCATGTTCATTATTGCTCATGTAAATAAAAATAACGAAATAGCAGGTCCTCAAACACTTGTACATATTGTCGATGCGCTTTTACACATAGACACCAACGATGGGCAAATACGAACCCTTAGGGCAAATAAAAACCGCTTTGGTGATATAGATACCGTTGGCATTTTTAAAATGTGCGAACGCGGTATGTTGAGTGTTGATAACCCGAGCGAAATATTTTTATCGGGGTCTACAACCGACTCGCCAGGCTCTACAATTACCTGTATCCGTAAAGGTAATCGAAATTTACTACTTGAAATTCAGTGTTTAACGACCGAAACCGAGGCGGAATTTCCGCAGCGTGTTTGCGTTGGTTTAAACATGAACCGCATAAAAATGCTGACTGGCATATTACGAAAACACACTAAAACCAAAATATTCCACGATACGTTTTTTAATATTGTGGGTGGCCTAAGAATAGATGAAACAGAAACTTGTATTGATTTAGCATTAGTAACCGCGTTACTTAGCAGCTTAAACGAATTTGTTGTGCCTCGTACCACGTGTATTATGGGTGAGCTTAGCTTAAATGGCGATGTACGCCCAATTGACAGTGGAGTACCACGTGTTAAAGAAGCGGCACAACATGGTTTTACAGAAATATATATTCCATTTCGTAATTACCATAAGTCGATGGAAGGGCTGGGCGCTAAAATTACCCCAGTTAAAACAGTACATGAGTTGCTTAGTTTAATTAATTAA
- the argE gene encoding acetylornithine deacetylase has product MPLPSFISMYQQLIAAPSISAIEDSLCMSNKNVIELLARWCETLGFTCEIIELEGGKGRFNLLAKRGKGDGGLMLAGHTDTVPFDDSRWNHNPFKLTELDNKLYGLGSIDMKGFFAFVLQAISELDEKQQTQPILILATADEETTMAGAQQICKHPNLKPARCIIGEPTDMTPVFMHKGHMSTAIRVVGRSGHSSDPERGLNAIEVIHKVITKLMILKEQLKHKYSINHFKIPYPTLNLGNIHGGDNANRICGCCEMHIDMRPLPGLSVQELQALVLDATKEINQQYPNAVSVIDLHEPIPAFSGSTDSALVKMAEKIAGQKAVAVNYCTEAPFIQQLGCETIVMGPGSINQAHQPDEFLAMEKIKPSQQIITNIIKANCFSNQSY; this is encoded by the coding sequence ATGCCTTTGCCTTCCTTTATTTCTATGTATCAACAATTGATTGCAGCCCCTTCTATTAGTGCAATTGAAGACAGCTTGTGTATGAGCAATAAAAACGTAATTGAACTCCTTGCGAGGTGGTGCGAAACACTCGGTTTTACGTGTGAAATTATTGAATTAGAAGGAGGTAAAGGCCGCTTTAATTTATTAGCAAAGCGTGGAAAAGGCGATGGCGGGTTAATGCTTGCGGGCCACACGGATACAGTGCCTTTTGATGACAGCCGCTGGAACCACAATCCGTTTAAACTTACTGAACTCGACAATAAATTGTACGGGCTAGGAAGCATTGATATGAAAGGTTTTTTTGCTTTTGTATTACAAGCGATTAGTGAACTTGATGAAAAGCAGCAAACTCAACCTATTTTAATACTCGCCACTGCCGATGAAGAAACAACTATGGCAGGTGCACAGCAAATATGTAAGCACCCTAATTTAAAACCTGCACGCTGTATAATTGGCGAACCTACTGATATGACGCCAGTATTTATGCACAAGGGCCATATGAGTACAGCAATAAGAGTGGTTGGTCGCTCTGGGCATAGCTCAGATCCCGAACGTGGCCTTAACGCCATTGAAGTAATACATAAAGTGATTACAAAATTGATGATCTTAAAAGAGCAATTAAAGCATAAGTATTCAATAAATCACTTTAAAATTCCTTATCCAACATTAAACTTAGGTAATATTCATGGTGGCGATAATGCGAATAGAATTTGTGGTTGCTGTGAAATGCATATAGATATGCGCCCATTACCAGGTTTAAGTGTACAAGAACTACAAGCATTAGTGCTTGATGCAACAAAAGAGATAAATCAGCAATACCCAAATGCGGTGAGCGTTATTGATTTACATGAACCAATCCCGGCATTTAGTGGTAGCACCGACAGTGCTTTAGTTAAAATGGCTGAAAAAATAGCGGGGCAGAAAGCGGTCGCGGTAAATTATTGCACTGAAGCGCCGTTTATCCAGCAACTCGGTTGTGAAACAATCGTAATGGGCCCAGGCTCAATTAACCAAGCGCATCAGCCTGATGAGTTTTTAGCGATGGAAAAAATAAAACCATCACAACAAATAATCACCAATATCATAAAAGCAAACTGCTTTAGCAATCAGAGTTACTAA
- the argC gene encoding N-acetyl-gamma-glutamyl-phosphate reductase encodes MNVVIIGASGYSGAELASLVANHPNLTLTGCYVSEGSLDKNKLLSDLYPEHLGLLDCPLLPLSASAFDDIQSDADYVCLCTDHKVSVDLAPQFLAMGKKVFDLSGGYRLANNDDYVTYYGFEHQHPELLNEAAYGLAEWNHDAIANAKLIAVAGCYPTAALNALKPLKQAGLLSSESIIINAVSGVTGAGRKASVGTHFCEVSLAPYGLFNHRHGPEIEQHLGHKVLFTPHLGSFARGILETIYVQLKPGVTKENVASAYQVLANEPLIRLLGDKIPSIKGVAKQPFVDIGWQQQGTQLIVMSAIDNLLKGAAGQALQCINISMNLDHTTGLKGAF; translated from the coding sequence ATGAATGTAGTTATTATTGGCGCAAGCGGTTATAGCGGCGCAGAGTTAGCAAGCTTAGTTGCTAATCATCCAAACCTTACCTTAACAGGCTGTTATGTATCTGAGGGTAGCTTAGATAAAAATAAATTACTAAGTGATTTATACCCAGAGCACCTTGGCTTACTAGATTGTCCTTTACTTCCTCTTAGTGCATCAGCTTTTGATGACATTCAAAGTGATGCTGATTATGTATGCTTATGTACCGATCACAAAGTAAGTGTTGATTTAGCGCCTCAATTTTTAGCTATGGGTAAAAAAGTATTTGATTTATCTGGTGGCTATCGCCTAGCAAATAATGATGATTACGTTACTTACTATGGTTTTGAGCATCAACACCCAGAGCTTTTAAATGAAGCGGCTTACGGTTTAGCAGAGTGGAACCATGATGCTATCGCTAACGCAAAGCTAATTGCTGTTGCAGGCTGTTACCCAACAGCGGCGCTCAATGCACTTAAACCGCTTAAACAAGCAGGCTTATTGAGCAGCGAAAGTATTATTATTAATGCCGTTTCGGGTGTTACGGGTGCCGGGCGTAAAGCGAGTGTAGGAACACATTTTTGTGAGGTATCGCTTGCACCTTATGGTTTGTTTAACCATCGCCACGGTCCTGAAATTGAACAACACCTTGGCCACAAAGTATTATTTACACCGCATCTAGGTAGCTTTGCGCGCGGTATTTTAGAAACTATTTATGTACAACTTAAGCCAGGCGTTACCAAGGAAAACGTTGCATCTGCTTATCAAGTGCTTGCTAACGAACCATTAATTCGTTTGTTAGGCGATAAAATACCGTCAATTAAAGGTGTTGCTAAGCAACCATTTGTTGATATTGGTTGGCAGCAACAAGGCACGCAGTTAATTGTAATGTCTGCCATTGATAACTTATTAAAAGGCGCTGCTGGACAAGCTTTGCAGTGTATTAATATTTCTATGAATTTAGATCACACTACGGGCTTAAAAGGAGCGTTTTAA
- the argB gene encoding acetylglutamate kinase, with product MSKKTWVIKLGGAVLNTENAAKALFDVLSEQKNDEFVIVHGGGSLVDTWLKQAGFASAKHQGLRISPAEQMPYIVGALAGCANKQLMTQAISAGHKPVGLSLFEAGVTATQKLKALCLVGKCTSNDDSIINDLLRISRLPIVSSICFDEQGLWYNVNADEAAAAIASNLNAELIFMTDVEAVLDANKQPLHQLDTKHIDTLITDGVIVGGMEVKVKTSLHAAQHLRRGVYISSWQKPENLTALLQGEHVGTKITP from the coding sequence ATGAGTAAAAAAACGTGGGTTATTAAACTCGGTGGTGCAGTACTTAATACAGAAAATGCAGCAAAAGCGTTATTTGACGTGCTAAGCGAGCAAAAAAATGATGAGTTTGTCATTGTTCATGGCGGTGGTTCTTTAGTAGATACATGGCTAAAGCAAGCGGGTTTTGCTAGTGCTAAACACCAAGGTTTACGTATTAGTCCAGCAGAGCAAATGCCTTATATAGTGGGTGCGCTTGCAGGTTGCGCTAATAAACAATTAATGACTCAAGCTATAAGCGCAGGGCATAAGCCTGTCGGCTTAAGTCTTTTTGAGGCGGGTGTGACTGCAACCCAAAAATTAAAAGCGCTTTGCTTAGTAGGTAAATGCACAAGTAACGACGATTCTATCATCAATGATTTACTTAGAATTTCTCGTTTACCTATTGTTAGCTCTATCTGCTTTGATGAACAAGGCTTGTGGTACAACGTAAATGCAGATGAAGCTGCAGCGGCTATTGCCAGTAATTTAAATGCAGAACTAATTTTTATGACGGATGTAGAAGCGGTACTTGACGCAAATAAACAACCGTTACATCAACTTGACACAAAACACATTGATACTTTAATTACAGATGGAGTAATTGTGGGCGGGATGGAGGTCAAAGTTAAGACCAGCCTTCACGCTGCCCAACATTTACGACGCGGTGTGTATATTTCCAGCTGGCAAAAGCCAGAAAATTTAACTGCTCTGCTGCAAGGCGAGCATGTCGGAACAAAGATTACACCATAG
- a CDS encoding ornithine carbamoyltransferase, protein MFENFLTGLELDQEGALNLLKLAQDIKAKPEKYSQVLSGKSIVTLFEKQSLRTRLSFDIGINRLGGHAVYLDQQNGAMGARESIKDFALNISTWADGIVARVNQHSTLTTLGEYSSVPVVNSLCDLYHPCQALADFLTLQEVHGDVSQLKVAYLGEGNNVTHSLMLLAATLGTDFVAVTPKGCSPDSQILKKAEQIAAMNGASVMVSDRVEAAVGANVVYADTWVSMGDTTPLEQVKEKYMPYQLNQALLEQTGATTVLHCQPAHREFEITSEVMDGPASKIIQQAENRMHAQNALLVTLLNPNFVKEHL, encoded by the coding sequence ATGTTTGAGAATTTTTTAACAGGTTTAGAATTAGACCAAGAAGGCGCACTTAATTTATTAAAGTTAGCGCAAGATATAAAAGCAAAGCCAGAAAAATACAGCCAAGTATTATCGGGTAAATCAATCGTAACATTGTTTGAAAAGCAAAGTTTACGTACACGTTTATCGTTTGATATAGGCATTAATCGCCTTGGTGGTCATGCTGTTTATTTAGATCAGCAAAATGGCGCTATGGGTGCACGTGAATCAATTAAAGATTTTGCACTTAATATCTCTACTTGGGCCGACGGTATTGTGGCGCGTGTAAATCAGCACAGCACATTAACCACGTTAGGTGAATATTCATCGGTACCTGTGGTAAATAGCTTGTGTGACTTGTACCACCCGTGCCAAGCACTTGCTGATTTTTTAACACTTCAAGAAGTACATGGCGATGTGAGTCAGCTTAAAGTAGCTTACTTAGGTGAGGGCAATAACGTAACTCATTCATTGATGTTACTTGCCGCAACGCTAGGTACTGACTTTGTTGCTGTAACACCAAAAGGGTGTTCGCCAGATTCACAAATACTTAAAAAAGCAGAACAAATTGCAGCAATGAATGGCGCATCAGTCATGGTGAGCGATAGAGTTGAAGCTGCGGTTGGTGCAAACGTTGTATACGCAGATACATGGGTATCAATGGGTGATACAACGCCGCTTGAGCAAGTAAAAGAAAAATACATGCCTTATCAATTAAACCAGGCATTGCTAGAACAAACAGGTGCGACTACGGTATTACATTGCCAACCGGCACACCGTGAATTTGAAATTACCTCTGAGGTAATGGATGGTCCAGCATCAAAAATCATTCAACAAGCAGAGAATCGCATGCATGCGCAAAATGCTCTGCTAGTTACATTACTAAATCCAAATTTTGTTAAGGAACACCTATGA
- a CDS encoding argininosuccinate synthase translates to MSSIKKVVLAYSGGLDTSAIVPWLKENYGCEVIAFVADVGQGAEELEGVEAKAIASGASECYVVDLKDEMVSDYIYPTLKTGSIYEGTYLLGTSMARPIIAKAQVEIARKVGADALSHGCTGKGNDQVRFESCFAALAPDLKVIAPWREWDLSSRESLLDYLAERDIPCSASATKIYSRDANAWHISHEGGELEDPWCQPTEQVWTWTNSPEQAPDKSELVTLKVVEGEVVAVNGVELKPYDCLVKLNDIASPHGVGRVDIVENRLVGMKSRGCYETPGGTVIMAALQAIDELVLDKASRKWKEVLGGEFSHLVYDGRWFTPLKDSILAGAEALSKVATGEVVLKLYKGQVTAVQKQSPNSLYSEAFATFGEDDVYDQSHAEGFIRLFSLSSRISALAKK, encoded by the coding sequence ATGAGTTCAATTAAAAAAGTCGTTTTAGCCTATTCTGGTGGTCTTGATACGTCGGCTATCGTGCCATGGTTAAAAGAAAACTACGGCTGTGAAGTAATCGCGTTTGTTGCCGATGTAGGTCAAGGCGCTGAAGAACTTGAAGGCGTAGAAGCTAAAGCAATTGCCTCTGGTGCATCTGAATGTTACGTAGTTGACTTAAAAGATGAAATGGTAAGTGATTACATTTACCCAACACTTAAAACGGGCTCAATTTACGAAGGTACTTATTTATTAGGTACGTCTATGGCGCGCCCAATTATTGCTAAAGCACAAGTTGAAATTGCACGTAAAGTAGGTGCTGATGCACTTTCTCATGGTTGTACTGGTAAGGGTAATGACCAAGTTCGTTTTGAATCATGTTTTGCGGCACTAGCCCCTGATTTAAAAGTAATTGCGCCATGGCGTGAGTGGGACTTATCGAGCCGTGAATCATTACTTGATTACTTAGCAGAGCGTGACATTCCGTGTTCAGCATCTGCTACAAAAATTTATAGCCGTGATGCTAACGCTTGGCATATTTCGCACGAAGGTGGTGAGCTTGAAGACCCATGGTGTCAACCAACTGAACAAGTATGGACTTGGACTAATTCTCCAGAGCAAGCTCCAGATAAATCAGAACTAGTAACATTAAAAGTTGTTGAAGGCGAAGTGGTTGCTGTAAATGGCGTAGAACTTAAACCTTACGATTGTTTAGTTAAATTAAACGATATTGCATCGCCTCATGGTGTTGGACGTGTTGATATTGTAGAAAACCGTTTAGTTGGCATGAAGTCACGCGGTTGTTATGAAACGCCAGGCGGCACAGTCATTATGGCAGCGCTTCAAGCCATTGACGAGCTAGTGCTTGATAAAGCAAGCCGTAAGTGGAAAGAAGTACTCGGTGGCGAGTTCTCGCATTTAGTATACGACGGCCGTTGGTTTACGCCTCTTAAAGATTCTATTTTAGCCGGTGCAGAAGCACTTTCTAAAGTGGCAACAGGTGAAGTGGTACTTAAGCTATACAAAGGCCAAGTAACTGCAGTTCAAAAGCAGTCACCAAATAGCTTATACAGCGAAGCATTTGCTACATTTGGCGAAGATGATGTGTACGACCAATCACACGCTGAAGGCTTTATTCGTTTATTCTCGCTTTCAAGCAGAATTTCAGCACTCGCTAAAAAGTAA
- the argH gene encoding argininosuccinate lyase, which yields MALWGGRFSTGPDEAFKQFNDSLPFDYQLAEQDIIGSVAWAGALEQVSVLSSDEHTRLVAALNELLEEVKADPQAVATSGAEDIHSHVEAALIEKVGDLAKKLHTGRSRNDQVATDFRLWCRDTADHLLDAIAQLKGEFVALAERELGTILPGYTHLQRAQPVLFSHWCMAYVEMLERDESRLQDAKARMNFCPLGSGALAGTAYPIDRQALAHGLGFTAATKNSLDGVSDRDFVLDLLSCASISMIHLSRMSEDLIFYNSGEAGFIELADNVTSGSSLMPQKKNPDALELIRGKTGRVFGAFSAMMMTLKALPLAYNKDMQEDKEGLFDAMPTWLACIHMAQACIKGVKVNGDKTLAAAKGGHANATELADYLVAKGVPFREGHHIVGVLVQLAISEGKTLEELSLEQYKSVNTVFEDDVYPVLEIDACIKARKALGGTSIEQVTNAVKEAKKKQQITVRDANLDDVEAIATLIQHWATVGENLPRAKSDMVHSINEFAVTEINGKVSGCASLYIYDTGLAEIRSLGIDPKSKVSGQGRQLVDHLLTKAKKLALNRVIVLTRVPDFFEQQRFTFCSKDSLPEKVMKDCELCLRKENCDEVAMEYILKLSTRAEIPCKYVA from the coding sequence ATGGCATTATGGGGCGGACGTTTTTCTACGGGTCCAGATGAGGCGTTTAAGCAATTTAACGACTCTCTTCCCTTTGACTACCAGTTAGCAGAGCAAGATATTATTGGTTCTGTGGCATGGGCTGGTGCACTTGAACAGGTAAGTGTACTTTCAAGTGACGAGCACACAAGATTAGTGGCTGCATTAAATGAGCTGCTTGAAGAAGTTAAAGCAGATCCACAAGCGGTAGCTACTTCAGGTGCAGAGGATATTCATTCACATGTTGAAGCAGCTCTAATTGAAAAAGTAGGTGATTTAGCTAAAAAATTACATACAGGCCGAAGCCGTAATGACCAAGTTGCCACCGACTTTAGATTATGGTGCCGTGATACGGCTGACCATTTACTAGATGCTATTGCACAGCTTAAAGGTGAGTTTGTAGCGCTTGCAGAGCGAGAGCTTGGCACAATATTACCAGGTTACACGCACTTACAGCGCGCACAACCAGTATTGTTTAGCCACTGGTGTATGGCGTATGTAGAGATGCTAGAGCGTGATGAAAGCCGCCTGCAAGATGCTAAAGCGCGCATGAATTTTTGCCCATTAGGCAGTGGTGCATTAGCAGGTACTGCTTATCCGATTGATCGCCAAGCATTAGCGCATGGGCTAGGTTTTACAGCGGCTACAAAAAACAGCCTTGATGGTGTATCTGATCGTGATTTTGTTTTAGATCTTTTAAGTTGTGCGTCTATTTCGATGATTCACTTATCTCGTATGTCAGAGGATCTGATTTTTTATAATTCGGGTGAAGCCGGATTTATAGAGCTTGCTGATAACGTAACATCAGGTTCATCGCTCATGCCTCAGAAAAAAAATCCTGATGCACTCGAGCTTATTCGCGGTAAAACCGGACGTGTGTTTGGTGCATTTAGCGCTATGATGATGACGTTAAAAGCGCTGCCACTTGCATACAATAAAGATATGCAAGAAGACAAAGAAGGCCTGTTCGACGCTATGCCAACATGGCTTGCATGTATTCATATGGCGCAAGCATGTATTAAAGGCGTTAAAGTAAACGGTGATAAGACACTTGCTGCAGCAAAAGGAGGGCATGCAAACGCCACCGAACTTGCTGATTACTTAGTTGCTAAAGGTGTGCCATTTAGAGAAGGGCATCACATTGTAGGTGTACTTGTACAGCTTGCGATTAGCGAAGGTAAAACGCTTGAAGAGCTATCGCTTGAGCAGTACAAATCAGTAAACACTGTATTTGAAGACGATGTTTACCCAGTACTTGAAATTGATGCATGTATAAAAGCACGTAAAGCCCTTGGTGGGACGTCTATTGAACAAGTAACGAATGCTGTTAAAGAAGCCAAAAAAAAACAGCAAATAACGGTACGTGATGCAAATTTAGATGATGTAGAAGCAATTGCCACGCTTATACAGCATTGGGCAACGGTAGGTGAAAATCTGCCTCGTGCAAAAAGTGATATGGTGCACTCAATTAACGAGTTTGCAGTAACAGAAATAAATGGAAAAGTGTCGGGCTGTGCGTCGTTATACATTTACGATACCGGCCTTGCTGAAATACGCTCATTGGGTATAGACCCAAAAAGTAAAGTGTCGGGGCAGGGTAGACAGCTTGTAGATCATCTACTTACTAAAGCCAAAAAATTGGCACTTAACCGAGTTATTGTATTAACACGCGTACCAGATTTTTTTGAACAACAACGTTTTACTTTTTGTAGCAAAGACTCTTTGCCTGAAAAAGTAATGAAAGATTGTGAACTTTGCCTTCGTAAAGAAAATTGTGACGAAGTAGCAATGGAATATATTTTGAAGCTAAGTACACGTGCGGAGATCCCGTGTAAATACGTAGCTTAA